The following are from one region of the Rhodopirellula sp. P2 genome:
- a CDS encoding glutamine synthetase beta-grasp domain-containing protein, with product MTKCKLEYIWLDGYQPTQSMRSKTKVVSDFSGNVEDAPVWCFDGSSTEQAPGGASDCLLKPVYCVPDPDRLGTGFLVMCEVMNADGTPHRSNGRATIRDDDNDFWFGFEQEYTIFDPETKKPIGFPSEGFPAPQGPYYCSVGAGKAVGREIVEEHLELCLEAGLNVEGINAEVMMGQWEFQIFAKGAAQAGDEIWLARYLLDRTGEKYGMEINYHCKPVKGDWNGSGMHANFSNTTLRTCGSKEVYDAICQAFEPRITEHIDVYGADNDQRLTGLHETQSIDKFSYGISDRGASIRIPIATVENGWKGWLEDRRPASNADPYMVASAIIATVKTANVPAGV from the coding sequence ATGACCAAGTGCAAGTTGGAATACATCTGGCTCGACGGCTATCAACCGACCCAGAGCATGCGCAGCAAAACCAAGGTTGTTAGCGACTTCAGCGGCAACGTTGAAGACGCACCTGTTTGGTGCTTCGATGGTTCATCCACCGAACAAGCTCCTGGCGGTGCCAGCGATTGCTTGCTGAAACCCGTTTACTGCGTTCCCGATCCTGATCGTTTGGGCACCGGATTCTTGGTGATGTGCGAAGTGATGAACGCTGATGGCACTCCTCACCGTAGCAACGGTCGCGCAACCATCCGCGACGACGACAATGACTTCTGGTTCGGCTTCGAACAGGAGTACACGATCTTCGATCCGGAAACCAAAAAGCCAATCGGTTTCCCATCGGAAGGTTTCCCAGCCCCTCAAGGCCCTTACTACTGCTCGGTCGGTGCTGGCAAAGCAGTCGGTCGCGAAATTGTGGAAGAGCACCTGGAACTGTGCTTGGAAGCCGGCCTGAACGTCGAAGGCATCAACGCCGAAGTCATGATGGGTCAGTGGGAATTCCAAATCTTCGCCAAGGGCGCCGCCCAAGCGGGCGACGAGATCTGGCTCGCCCGCTACTTGCTGGATCGCACCGGTGAAAAATACGGCATGGAAATCAACTACCACTGCAAACCAGTCAAGGGCGACTGGAACGGCAGCGGGATGCACGCCAACTTCAGCAACACGACCCTCCGGACGTGTGGCAGCAAAGAAGTTTACGATGCGATCTGCCAAGCCTTCGAGCCTCGGATCACCGAGCACATCGATGTCTACGGTGCTGACAATGATCAACGTTTGACCGGTTTGCACGAAACGCAATCGATCGACAAGTTCAGCTACGGCATCTCGGACCGCGGTGCATCGATCCGCATTCCAATCGCCACCGTTGAAAATGGCTGGAAGGGCTGGTTAGAAGATCGTCGCCCCGCCTCCAACGCGGACCCATACATGGTTGCCAGTGCAATCATCGCAACGGTCAAGACCGCCAACGTGCCTGCCGGCGTCTGA
- a CDS encoding DUF1559 domain-containing protein: MKRFRVQPKGFTLVELLVVIAIIGVLVGLLLPAVQAAREAARRMSCSNNFKQLGLAIHNYHSAYNQLPIHGVGTGGTDGGAAPFGNTGVTTNWWTNYGDANAWRLSMLVGLTPFVEQQGLWEEISNPSLVNALDLNTPLTVPWPAMGPAVEFIQYRPWMTNMPTLRCPSDPGQGLPGQGRTNYGACLGDSMEWSVRGTKSHDGTSGEKVNNSGWAQRSRAADRGMFVPHTNAKFRDILDGLSNTVAMAELITDIGDRDTRGIQSINGNPPNEVRLNPNYCVENGQIDPARPQFWLGGTSIQGVNGGRGYKWADFRPNYSGVHTIAPPNAAICGGNNAGQTGMFPPSSRHQGGAHILMGDGAIKFITDSIDAGNQNHEMVWQSATMATAKPGSKSPYGVWGAMGTKGGREIIDQEF, translated from the coding sequence ATGAAGCGTTTTCGTGTCCAGCCAAAGGGTTTCACTTTGGTGGAGCTTTTGGTGGTGATTGCCATCATTGGCGTTTTGGTGGGGCTGCTGCTGCCAGCCGTGCAAGCCGCCCGCGAGGCAGCCCGTCGGATGAGCTGCAGCAATAATTTCAAGCAACTGGGCTTGGCAATTCACAACTATCACTCGGCTTACAACCAACTGCCGATCCATGGGGTCGGGACGGGTGGGACAGATGGAGGTGCCGCCCCGTTTGGAAACACCGGTGTGACGACCAATTGGTGGACGAATTATGGCGATGCCAACGCTTGGCGTTTGAGCATGCTGGTTGGGCTGACACCTTTCGTCGAGCAGCAGGGGCTGTGGGAAGAAATCAGCAACCCCAGCCTGGTCAACGCGTTGGACTTGAACACACCGCTTACTGTGCCTTGGCCTGCGATGGGGCCCGCGGTTGAGTTCATCCAATATCGCCCCTGGATGACGAATATGCCAACGCTTCGTTGTCCGAGCGATCCTGGCCAAGGTTTGCCGGGCCAAGGACGCACAAACTACGGCGCCTGCCTGGGGGATTCGATGGAGTGGTCGGTTCGTGGGACCAAGTCACACGACGGGACCAGTGGCGAAAAGGTGAACAACAGCGGCTGGGCGCAGCGATCGCGTGCTGCTGACCGAGGCATGTTCGTTCCGCACACCAACGCGAAGTTCCGAGATATCTTGGATGGATTGTCCAACACGGTGGCGATGGCTGAGCTGATCACGGACATTGGCGATCGGGATACCCGTGGGATCCAGTCGATCAATGGGAACCCGCCCAATGAAGTTCGGTTGAACCCCAATTACTGCGTGGAGAACGGTCAAATCGATCCGGCGCGGCCTCAGTTCTGGTTGGGTGGGACTTCCATCCAAGGTGTGAATGGTGGTCGCGGTTACAAATGGGCCGATTTTCGGCCCAACTACAGCGGTGTTCACACCATCGCCCCTCCCAACGCTGCCATCTGTGGTGGCAACAACGCTGGGCAAACGGGAATGTTCCCGCCATCCAGTCGTCACCAAGGTGGCGCCCATATCTTGATGGGTGACGGAGCGATCAAGTTCATCACGGATTCGATCGACGCCGGGAACCAAAATCACGAAATGGTTTGGCAAAGCGCCACGATGGCAACCGCAAAGCCAGGCTCAAAGAGTCCCTACGGCGTCTGGGGAGCCATGGGAACCAAGGGTGGTCGTGAGATCATTGACCAAGAGTTTTGA
- a CDS encoding FG-GAP repeat domain-containing protein, translating to MPSPAGAPKHEWPQLVDQMYMTYKDSGRSDLVVPDRTEALKFFQIQAPESKNLPFAKQEFGPSTVSWDQRPVDLQTSRPPGISHLQWISSGLGDSPALVACDVNTGALFASWPSQSQRPPKRLATLFQPVHVEPCDLDGDGVLDLIVADVGEFNAADSDLGQVIALRQEAPGEANEVGTMKKIVLAEGLGRVAEVQPGDFDSDGDLDFIVAVFGWRKTGGLYLLRRDGEVDIELGAEAFTLETIDERSGPVNVPTIDLNGDGHLDFVALISQEHEVIEAFFNDGTGHFRNVVMHAAPDPSYGSTGIELVDLDQDGDVDVLYSNGDSFDRGAKRHHQIQWLENPFEDQRQWKESPPAKPGQAPRAEFQHHRLASMPGVLRAQAGDFDGDGDLDVVAGALLATPTIVAWQGSGSPSLLLLRQTEAGVFEGEILETDLQRHLTLEVADMDSDGVDEFAIGNFFRDGESDDPHILWWKEANTKN from the coding sequence ATGCCTTCACCCGCGGGAGCCCCGAAGCATGAATGGCCGCAATTGGTCGACCAGATGTACATGACCTACAAGGACTCGGGGCGGAGTGATTTGGTGGTTCCGGATCGGACCGAGGCGTTGAAGTTCTTTCAGATCCAGGCACCGGAGTCGAAGAATCTACCGTTTGCCAAGCAAGAGTTCGGGCCGAGCACCGTCAGTTGGGATCAGCGACCGGTGGATTTGCAAACGTCACGTCCGCCAGGGATCAGTCATTTGCAATGGATCTCATCTGGATTGGGGGATTCACCAGCCCTGGTCGCGTGCGACGTCAACACGGGGGCTTTGTTTGCAAGTTGGCCCAGTCAGTCACAGCGTCCGCCCAAGCGATTGGCGACCCTGTTCCAACCGGTTCATGTGGAACCGTGTGACCTCGATGGCGATGGGGTGTTGGATTTGATCGTGGCTGATGTGGGGGAGTTCAATGCGGCCGACAGCGACCTCGGTCAGGTCATCGCGCTGCGGCAAGAAGCACCGGGGGAAGCCAATGAAGTCGGGACGATGAAGAAGATCGTGTTGGCGGAAGGACTGGGGCGAGTCGCCGAAGTTCAGCCGGGTGATTTTGATTCCGACGGGGACCTCGACTTCATCGTGGCGGTGTTTGGGTGGAGAAAAACAGGCGGGCTGTATTTGTTGCGGCGGGACGGCGAAGTCGATATCGAGCTTGGTGCGGAAGCTTTCACGCTGGAAACCATTGATGAGCGATCCGGGCCGGTCAACGTTCCCACGATCGACTTGAACGGCGATGGGCACCTGGACTTTGTGGCGTTGATCAGCCAAGAGCACGAAGTGATCGAAGCGTTTTTCAACGATGGAACCGGGCACTTTCGAAACGTCGTGATGCATGCGGCTCCCGATCCGTCTTATGGATCGACCGGCATTGAACTGGTCGACCTGGATCAGGACGGTGATGTGGATGTGTTGTACAGCAACGGCGATTCGTTCGATCGAGGAGCCAAACGTCATCATCAAATTCAGTGGCTGGAAAATCCTTTCGAGGATCAACGCCAATGGAAGGAATCGCCACCAGCAAAACCAGGGCAAGCACCTCGGGCTGAGTTCCAGCATCATCGGCTGGCGAGCATGCCCGGTGTGTTGCGAGCCCAAGCAGGCGACTTTGACGGCGACGGTGATCTCGATGTGGTCGCGGGAGCATTGCTTGCCACACCAACCATCGTCGCGTGGCAAGGCAGTGGTTCCCCATCGCTGCTGTTGTTGCGACAGACCGAGGCGGGTGTGTTTGAGGGCGAGATCCTTGAGACGGATCTTCAACGGCACCTCACACTCGAGGTCGCCGACATGGACTCCGATGGCGTCGACGAATTCGCGATCGGCAACTTCTTCCGCGATGGCGAATCCGATGACCCGCACATCCTGTGGTGGAAAGAAGCAAACACGAAGAATTGA
- a CDS encoding FG-GAP-like repeat-containing protein, with translation MRVLGRTGKWDEAWNLRDAVLEKHSEDPDAITFVARVAHQTGRANLAADYLAQASRVENYASPQRVDETLIAMISAGRTHDAMAFLERVVTAHPDRHDTRRMLFDLQMGTEERDAGLLNGQRLIRDRQFDLELLMTMTDTEIRSMDAKPLDEMVERNPDDLRPLIGAARSALDQNLFDEARESLDKIVQRHPDFATAVAMRSLLLAEQADWNELESSLASMPAEVTQRRRFWTAMGMWAEATGNQEAAAKAHWKATQTDPDISRSWLDLQRVLQSDPSLGIEPSVLEAIGSRAKQLNRFNQLRRRFHRSGRISRSVISEMVGAVRELGRPWEAEAWISIGMQLPEDDSVDLKQLRQDLIAQLRRDTPWQEVQNHPELKLDLSDFTFQPSLERFLQHQTADQDAGIDPLLRPNPAAETDQDPRDPTLPIELVNEAQRRGVSFLAATGSNLDQPGISLHQTLGCGGATLDFDRDGWSDLALVTAGGTPPHKDSPPNVLLRNENGIFATAPESAGVHDRGFAQGIAVGDLNADGWPDLLCTNYGPNVLLINQGDGTYVDQTANWIAQPEETRWSTGAAFADLDSDGLTDMVVLNYCQGLEPVTFVCGDATDEPARSCSPMRFSGDHDQFFRTQPRGGIQDVTQDWNVLATDAGRGLGVAIGRFEDRPGNQVFIANDMTSNFYWSRSPGDSNRHWSESALPRGLAVDGRSVAQGSMGIAVDDFNHDGKVDFYVTNFDQEYNTLHLQTGPGSWRDSTMAVNLGTDTLPLVGFGTSSTDLDGDGQNELIVANGHVDIFQRDDLSEEPSQPSARRSLYAQPVQIFRHDSEGRFETAPVSGEYLTQPHVGRGLWTIDVNRDLRPDLMVTHQTEPTALLVNHTASRSPKLKIRVTGTESSRDAIGTRITVTAGDWQRTHWVIAGGSYFSNDEAAWTLSCPDSADDVTVEIRWPNDQQQTFRTIATDSEWLLVQGQPNAIQLP, from the coding sequence ATGCGAGTGTTGGGACGCACCGGTAAATGGGACGAGGCTTGGAACTTGCGTGACGCGGTGTTGGAAAAACACAGCGAGGATCCCGACGCGATCACGTTTGTCGCTCGAGTGGCACACCAAACCGGACGAGCCAACCTAGCCGCCGACTACCTGGCGCAAGCCAGCCGAGTCGAGAACTACGCTTCGCCTCAACGCGTCGACGAGACGCTGATCGCGATGATCTCAGCCGGTCGAACTCACGATGCGATGGCGTTTCTGGAACGAGTCGTGACAGCTCATCCGGATCGCCATGACACTCGACGGATGCTGTTCGACCTCCAGATGGGCACGGAAGAACGCGACGCAGGCCTGCTCAACGGACAACGCTTGATCCGTGATCGTCAGTTCGACCTGGAACTGCTGATGACGATGACCGACACCGAGATCCGGTCGATGGATGCGAAGCCGCTGGACGAAATGGTGGAGCGCAATCCGGACGACCTTCGCCCCTTGATTGGTGCGGCTCGCTCAGCGCTGGACCAAAATCTATTCGATGAAGCCCGTGAGAGCTTGGACAAGATCGTCCAGCGTCACCCCGATTTCGCGACCGCCGTGGCCATGCGTTCGCTTTTGCTGGCCGAACAAGCGGACTGGAATGAACTGGAATCATCACTGGCATCAATGCCAGCGGAAGTGACCCAGCGGCGACGTTTTTGGACTGCAATGGGCATGTGGGCCGAAGCCACCGGCAATCAGGAAGCGGCAGCCAAAGCCCACTGGAAAGCGACCCAAACCGATCCGGATATTTCGCGATCCTGGTTGGACCTGCAACGGGTTTTGCAATCCGATCCGTCATTGGGAATCGAACCAAGCGTTTTGGAAGCAATCGGCAGCCGAGCCAAACAACTCAATCGATTCAATCAACTTCGCCGACGCTTTCATCGATCCGGCCGCATTTCTCGCTCGGTGATCTCTGAAATGGTGGGCGCTGTCCGAGAACTGGGCCGCCCCTGGGAAGCCGAAGCGTGGATCTCCATCGGCATGCAACTCCCCGAAGATGATTCGGTCGACCTGAAACAATTGCGGCAGGACTTGATCGCTCAGCTTCGTCGCGACACACCTTGGCAAGAGGTGCAAAACCACCCGGAGCTGAAACTGGATCTTTCCGATTTCACATTCCAACCCTCCCTCGAACGATTCCTTCAACACCAAACCGCGGACCAGGATGCAGGCATCGATCCGCTGCTGCGTCCCAATCCGGCGGCCGAAACCGACCAGGATCCCCGCGATCCAACCCTGCCGATTGAACTGGTCAACGAAGCCCAGCGACGAGGCGTTTCTTTCTTGGCAGCGACGGGCTCCAACCTGGATCAGCCAGGAATCAGCCTGCATCAAACACTCGGTTGTGGCGGGGCAACGCTGGACTTTGACCGAGACGGCTGGAGTGATTTAGCACTGGTGACAGCCGGGGGCACGCCGCCGCACAAGGACTCACCGCCGAACGTGCTGCTTCGCAACGAGAATGGGATCTTCGCAACGGCACCGGAATCAGCCGGCGTCCACGACCGCGGGTTTGCACAGGGAATCGCGGTCGGCGATCTCAACGCAGACGGCTGGCCTGATTTGCTGTGCACGAACTACGGTCCCAATGTGTTACTGATCAATCAAGGCGACGGTACCTACGTTGATCAAACGGCAAACTGGATCGCCCAACCCGAAGAAACTCGGTGGTCAACGGGAGCCGCGTTCGCTGATCTCGATTCCGATGGATTGACCGACATGGTCGTCCTGAATTACTGCCAAGGATTGGAACCCGTCACGTTTGTCTGTGGTGACGCAACGGACGAACCCGCCCGGTCCTGTTCCCCGATGCGATTCAGTGGTGACCACGACCAGTTCTTCCGGACTCAGCCACGAGGGGGCATTCAAGACGTCACGCAGGACTGGAACGTCCTCGCCACCGATGCCGGCCGGGGACTTGGCGTCGCGATCGGTCGCTTCGAAGATCGCCCGGGCAACCAAGTCTTCATTGCCAACGACATGACCAGCAACTTCTACTGGTCCCGCTCTCCAGGCGATTCCAACCGCCACTGGTCCGAATCCGCCTTGCCCCGTGGACTGGCTGTGGACGGTCGCTCCGTCGCTCAAGGTTCGATGGGCATCGCGGTCGACGACTTCAATCACGACGGAAAGGTTGACTTCTACGTCACCAACTTCGACCAGGAATACAACACGCTTCACCTGCAAACCGGCCCTGGCAGTTGGCGTGACTCCACCATGGCAGTGAACCTGGGGACGGACACACTGCCATTGGTCGGCTTCGGAACCAGCTCCACCGACCTGGACGGAGACGGGCAGAACGAGCTGATCGTTGCCAACGGGCACGTGGACATCTTCCAACGAGATGACTTGTCGGAGGAACCCTCTCAGCCCTCCGCTCGCCGCAGCCTCTACGCGCAACCGGTGCAGATCTTTCGACATGATTCCGAGGGCCGATTTGAAACGGCACCTGTGTCGGGCGAGTACCTCACCCAACCACACGTTGGACGCGGTTTGTGGACGATCGACGTCAATCGCGATCTGCGACCTGATCTGATGGTGACCCATCAAACCGAACCCACTGCGTTGCTCGTCAATCACACTGCATCTCGGTCTCCCAAACTGAAGATCCGAGTGACCGGCACGGAGTCGTCACGCGATGCGATCGGCACCCGGATCACCGTGACCGCTGGCGACTGGCAACGGACGCACTGGGTCATCGCCGGCGGCAGTTACTTCAGCAATGACGAAGCTGCCTGGACGCTGAGTTGCCCGGATTCTGCCGACGACGTCACGGTTGAAATCAGATGGCCGAACGATCAGCAACAAACCTTCCGGACAATCGCGACCGACTCGGAATGGCTGCTGGTCCAGGGCCAACCCAACGCGATCCAGCTTCCCTGA
- a CDS encoding peptidylprolyl isomerase gives MKVATFDTDRGTIRIELFDDKTPKTVENFETLCEKKYYDGLVFHRVIPNFMVQGGCPEGSGRGGPGYQFEDEFHPELKHDGPGVLSMANAGPNTNGSQFFITHEAQPHLDNRHSVFGKVIEGQDIVDAIEQGDKMKTVRVTEE, from the coding sequence ATGAAAGTTGCCACATTTGATACCGATCGCGGAACGATTCGCATCGAATTGTTTGACGACAAAACTCCCAAGACCGTTGAAAACTTTGAAACGCTTTGCGAGAAGAAGTATTACGACGGGCTGGTTTTCCATCGCGTGATCCCCAACTTCATGGTTCAAGGCGGTTGCCCCGAAGGCAGCGGTCGCGGTGGCCCTGGTTACCAGTTCGAAGATGAATTTCATCCCGAACTCAAGCACGATGGACCCGGCGTTTTGTCGATGGCCAACGCGGGACCAAACACCAACGGGTCACAGTTCTTCATCACGCATGAAGCCCAGCCTCACCTCGACAACCGGCACAGCGTGTTCGGCAAGGTCATCGAAGGCCAGGATATCGTCGATGCCATTGAGCAGGGCGACAAGATGAAGACCGTTCGCGTCACCGAAGAGTGA